Within Paenibacillus albicereus, the genomic segment ATACGTTCCCGGCGGTCGCTCTCGCGACGCTGCATCTGCGGGCCGAGGGAGCTGCGGCCGAAGAGATCGCCGTCGTCATGCCGGTCGACGCCGAAGCGGGAGACGGCTTCTATGAGGCGATTCGGGAGCTGGGAGAGCGGATGGAAGGGGCAGGCTGCGAGATCGGATTGATCGGCAGGCTGCCGACCGAAGCATCGGATAAATACGGGTACCTCTTGCCAGGTGAGGCCATCGGGAAAGAGCCGCGCATGCGGCAAGTGACGGCATTCATCGAGAAGCCTCCCGCGGTAGAGGCGGAGCGCCTGATTCGGCAAGGCGCTTGGTGGAACTGCGGCGTGTTCGCTTTCCGGCTCGGCTATGTGGAAGCGCTGCTGCGAGAAGCGGGGCTGCCGGCCTCGTACGAGGAGCTTCTGGACGTTTATGAGCAGCTGGAGCCGATCAGCTTCGACTATCGCGTCGTCGAGCGGGCGGCTTCGGTCGCGGTGCTGCCCTACGAAGGGCCTTGGAGAGATCTGGGCACCTGGAACGAGTGGACCGAGACGATGCCGGGCCAGCTCGTCGGTCCTGGATTGCTCGGACAAGATTGCGACGGCACTCACGTCATCAACGAGCTGCAGATTCCGATCGTGGTCTCCGGCATCCGCGATGCGGTCGTCGCCGCCAGCCCGGACGGCATCCTCGTGACGGACAAGCGCAGCTCGACCGGACTCAAGGGAATCGTCTCCGAGCTGGACGGGCGGGCTATGTATGAGGAGACCTCTTACGGCTGGTATCGCGTCATCGATATGGAACGAACTTCGCTGGGCCATGCCCTCACCAAGCGTCTTCATCTTCGAGCAGGAAGGGAAATCGCCTCGCATCGCCATCGGCTGCGGGACGAAGTGTGGACATTCTTGTGCGGCGAGGCGGAGATCGTGCTGGACGGACAGGTTTTCCGAGTTGCCGCGGGCGACTCGGTCCATTTTCGGGCCGGAGCATGGCATGCGGTGCGGGCGCTGGAGCATGTGGACGCGATCGAGGTGCAGTCAGGCAGCGCGGTGAGCGAGGATGACATCGAGTACGAAACGAGCCGGGGAACGCCATCTCCCCTGTTCGGCGGAAAGCGGGAGGGGGGCAGGCCATGGACGGAAACGTAAGGATCGGAGACCTTCTGCTGCAGCAAGAGCTCATTACCGAGGAGCAGCTGCAGCAGGCGATCGAGCACCAGCGCCGATACGGCGGGCGGCTGGGCGATATTTTGGCTGCGCAGGCAGGCATTCCCGCCGCCGACATCGAGCGGTTGACCGAGCGGTCGCGGCAGAAGGGGCGGCTCGGGGAAATGCTCGTCGACGCCGGCGCGATCATGCCGGAACAGCTGGAGCGCGCGCTGGAGTTCCAGCAGAAGAGCGGCGGTATCTTAGGGGACATCCTGCTGTCGCTCGGCATGATCGAGCCGGATCGGCTTTACCGGGAAATCGCGACGCAGCAGCAGATCGGCCGGGTCGGCCTGGAGTTCAGCTTCGAGGACGAGCACAAGCTTCCGGAGGCGCTGGCGCGCCGGCTGAACGCCGTCGTCATCAACCGCGATCTCGACCGCTGCCTCGTGGCGGCGGGAGCGCCTCTGGCCCCGGAGCAGCTGCGCGAGCTTGAGGAGCGGCTCGGCAGCCGGGCGGAGCAAGTGCTGGCGACTCGCGAGGAGATGGAGTTTTTCTACAAGCAGGTGTATACGACCGAGCTCATGCAGGAGAGCACCGAAAAGCTGATGCAGGAAAACCCGGAGGACTCGGCGCATGTGACCTTCACGAAGCCGCAGCTGGCCGTAGGGGCCCTTGCCCTGATTCTGTTCCTGGCCGGCTTGGCCTGGGACTGGCTGACGACGCTCATCGTCGTCAATATCGGCATCCAGCTGCTGTACCTGGTCATGACCGTCTTCAAGTACGGCATCCTCTACTTCGGCTCGAAGGAAAGCGCGCAGCTGCGCTTCGAGGAGGAGGAGATCGCGGCGATCGACGAGCGGGAGCTTCCGATCTATACGATTCTCGTTCCAATGTACAAGGAGAGCAATATCCTGCCGACGCTCATGCGCAACATCGACGCGATCGACTACCCGAAAGCCAAGCTCGACGTGCGCCTGCTCATCGAGGAGGACGACGTCGAGGCGCAGGAGCTGCTGAAGGCGATGAATCCGCCTTCGTACTACACGGTGCTGGTCGTTCCGCACAGCCTGCCCAAGACAAAGCCCAAAGCGTGCAACTACGGCCTCATCCGCGCCCGCGGAGAGTACGTCGTCATCTACGATGCGGAGGACCGTCCCGACCCGGACCAGCTCAAAAAGGTGTTTCTTGCTTTCAAGCGAAGCCCGGACAACGTCTGCTGCGTGCAGGCCAAGCTGAACTACTTCAACAGCGAGCAGAACCTGCTGACGCGCTGGTTCACGCATGAATACAGCATGTGGTTCGAGCTGCTGCTGCCCGGCGTCATGAAGCTGGACGTCCCGATTCCGCTCGGAGGCACGTCCAACCACTTCAAGACGGGCGTGCTCAAGTCGATCAACGCATGGGATCCGTACAACGTGACCGAGGACGCCGATCTCGGCGTGCGGCTGTACAAGGAAGGCTACAAGACGGCGATCGTCGACTCCCGCACCTGGGAGGAAGCGACGAGCCGCGTCGGCAACTGGATCCGCCAGCGCTCCCGCTGGATCAAGGGCTACATGCAGACCTGGCTCGTCCATATGCGGGACCCGCTGCGGCTGTGGCGCGATCTCGGTCCGCGGGGTTTCCTCGGCTTCCAGGCGATGGTGCTGGCGACGCCGCTGCTGCCGCTGCTCAATCCGATCTTCTGGACGATGCTGCTGCTCTGGTATCTGGCCCGCGTCGAGGTGATCCCGCTCTTCTTCCCGGGACCGATCTATTATTTCGCGGCGTTCGAGCTGTTCCTGGGCAACTTCGTTTTCGTCTACAGCTTCACGGCGGGCATCTACTGGGTGACGCGCGACCTGCACGACAAGGGCAGCCGCGTCTTCTCCTACTCGCTGGTCAAGTACACGCTGCTGGCGCCCGCCTACTGGGTGCTCATGAGCATCGCGGCGATGAAAGCGGCCTGGCAGCTGGTCACCAAGCCCTTTTATTGGGAAAAAACGCAGCACGGCCATGCGACGACGGATACCCATGCGGGCGTCGACGCTTCGGCCTGATCTCACGAGCGGACAGGTGAACTTATGAAATCGCATCGTCTATCTTCCTCCCGAACGGGACTATATGCCGTCTTCGGCTTCGTGCTGCTGCTCGAATTCGGATTCGGATTCTACCTCGCCGCCGTCTACGGCTTCATGTCGGGCGACGCGTCGAGCCGCGTAGCCAACGCCTTCTATGTCCTGTACAGCCGCGAGCCCGGCCTGGCGAACATCGGCTTCGTCTGGAATCCGCTGCCGAGCCTCATGGAGCTCGTCGTGCTCGTGTTCTATCCGCTCTACAAAGGGCTGGCCGCGCAGGGCATCGCCGCCGTCATCGTCTCGAGCCTTTTCGCCGCGCTGACGGCGGTCCAGCTCGTGCGGGCGGGCGACCGATTCGGCCTCCGCCGCAGGCTGAGCGTGCTGCTCGCACTGCTGTACGCCTTCAATCCGTATATCTTCTACTATGGGGCGAACGGCCTCACCGAAGCGATCTTCATCTATTTCATCACCATCTGCGTCGTGCAGCTGCTGCTCTGGATGGGGAAGCAGTCGGCAGGGCCGCTCGTGCTGGCGGCCGTCGCGCTGGCGCTGGCGTTCTGGACCCGGTACGAGACGGTGTTTTTCGGCGCGGCGCTGGCGCTCGCCGTGCTGATCTGGATCGTCCGTGATCGGGAGGAGACGCTCAAGCACCGGCTGCAGCAGGCCGAGGGAACATGGACGCTGCTGCTGGCGCCGGTCGTCTACTCCGGCTTGCTGTGGATTTTCTTCAACTGGACGATCATGGGAGATCCGCTCTACTTCCTCACCTCGGACTATGGCAATCTGGGCCAGGCCGAGCTGCTCCAGGACGAGAAATTCCAGCGCCTGATCGGCAATCCATGGAATACGCTGCTGTTCGTCGGAGAGCGGACCGCCTACTTCAGCCTGCCTCTGCTCGCGATCCTGCTCATCCGGCTCTATGAGGGCAGGCTGCTGCGGCGAGACGTGCTGCTCCTGCTGCTGCTGGCGCTGAGCATTCCGGCCATGCAGTTCATTCTTCTGCTGCGGGGCGGCACGGCCGCCTGGATCCGCTACTATATGTACGTCTTCCCGATCGCGGCGGCCTGGATGCCGTACGAGATCAGCCGCCTGCGGCATCGGCGCACAGGCGTCGCGCTGCTGCTCGTATCGCTCGCGGGCAGCGGCTATGTCATGCTCGGCATGATGAACGACCCGACGATCGCTTCCGACGAGTACGAGGCGTTCCGGCAGAACAAGCTTTACGCCGAGCAGCAGGCCGGAAAGCAGATGACGGACGTGATCGACCGCGAGCTTCCGGGCCGGACGATCCTGACCGACTCGTTCAGCAGCTTCCGGATCGTCATGGGCAGCGACAGCCCTCGCCAGTTCCTCATCACCAGCGACAGCGAATTCGCGGACGCGCTGGAGGCGCCGGCGGAGCATGGCGTCGAGTACGTGCTGGTGCCCAATCCGCAGGCGGTGCTCTCGCTGGACGAAGTGAACAAGAAGTACCCTTCCCTCTATGAGCAGGGAGCGGACTGGGCGGAGCTGTACCGCCAGGCCGGCGAATATTGGAAGCTGTACAAGGTCAAGCCGGAGACGGAATGACCGCTGCTCCAGCGAGCGGACCGACGCTGGACGCCGGAAGCCGATCTCATCGGGGAGATCGGCTTCCGGCGTTTTTTTCTCCCTCGCCGGTCCCTGGCGCCGCCGCAATCCCGCAAGCCCCGCGCTGCCGTCCCCGCAAAGCCGCAAACCCGCAAAGCCGCGCGGGCTTGCGGCTTTTTTTCGGTTCTTTTCCGCAAGCGGTTTGTGGAATGACGAAGCCTCGTTTTCGGTGTGAATGGGAAAAAGATCGCTTATAGTGAAAACAAGGGAAACAACGAGAGCACGAACCGGACGAGGGCAACGAAAGAGAAGAGACGACGAGGGCGAGGAGGAGACGGCATGAAGGGATTTTCATTCGGAGGCGGATTGACGCTGGTCCATCTGGAGGCGAGCTCGCCGAGGCTGTTCGCGGCGGAGGACCAGCTGGACTGCCGGTACGTGAGGGCCTACTTCAAGCAGCAGGGCACGCCGACGGCGCAGTACATCCAGGCCAGCCTGGCCGGGCGGTACGAGACGGCGGAGGACCTGCTCTCGCTCGGCAACGACGCGGTCGCCTTCCACGTCACGCCCGCCTCCTACCGTCTCTGCCGGGAGCTGAGCGGCACGCTCGCCGACCTCGACGGCTCGCTGCGGATCTTCTGGTTCGGCGAGTGGGCGGCCGAGCTGCCGGACCGCTCGCTGCCGGCGACGGTGGAGCGGCTGGTGCGCTCGGAGCCGGAGCGCGTCCTGCACCGGCTGCTTGAACCGGACGCGCCGGACGAGGCGGCCGACGAGATGGACGCGCTCGACGCCATCGCCGGCGTATGGGAGGAAGCGGCCTCGATGCGGCAGGCGCCGCTGCTGGCGGTCAAGGCTTCGGATCGGCTGGGAGGAGCATCCGCTCCGGACGGCCTCCGGCTGCACTCGCCGGAGCGGCTCGCCCGGGACATCCGGCTCGCGGCCGCGGCTTCCCGCCAGGCGCGGCCGGAGCTGCGGCTGATCGGCTACGAAGCGGCGACGGCCGACGAGGCGCGAGAGGCCGCCGTGGCCGAGGCGCTGGAGGCATGCGGGGGAAGCGCGACGTGGTCGGTCGAGCTGACGCTGGAGCGCTGGCGGAGCGGCGGAGCCGCCCGGCTCGCGGAGAGGGGCGCCAGCACGCTGACGCTGCGGCTGCCGGACAGCCTGGACGAGACGGAGCCTTTCCTCTCCGACATGCTCCGCGAGCTGAGGATTGCCTGGCCGGAGCTGCGGCTGCGTGTCGTGCTGGAGACGTCGCCTGGCAGCACGGAGTCGGGATCGAGGCGGGTCGCCGGGCAGCTGAGGCAGTGCCTGGACGAAGGGTTGCTCGCCCGGGATGCGATCACGGCCGCCATCCCCGCTGCCGCTGGTGCCGAGGCCCGCATGCTGCTGCCCGCTCCGCTGGAGGAGCTGGCGCGTGAGCGGCTCGGATCGAGCTCGGAGGCGGCGCTCGTGAACGGCTTCCTCGCCTTCATGACCGGACATTACCCGCCGCATGCCCTCGGAGGGGGCGCCAAGCATATCGGCGTCGACGAGGACGGCTGGAGGCCCGAGACGATCCGGCGCATGGGCGAGCATTCCGCCCTCAACAGCGCGATCTTTTTCGAACAAAACCAAGAAAACAGGGACGAAAGCTTGGATATAATAGAGCCGCCGATCTTCTACGATCAGGACGGCAGGTGGAAGCGGCTGGACCGCCGCTTCGACCGGGCCGGCGGCGAGGCCGAGCGCGAAGGTGTCTATCTCTCCAACGCCAATCGGCTGGATCGCGACGAGAGCGGCCGCTGGCAGCTGCGGCTGAACGACTTTCTGCTGGCCGAGCCGATCTCGCTGCAGCGCCAGCGCTATGAGGAAGCCGCGGCCGAGGACGGCGCGTGTGAGCCCGCCGCCTTCCGGCTGCTGGAGCTCCGCAGCGAGCGCGACCTTGATCGGTTCCTCGACGACGTGGACGGGTTCAGCCGCACGGGACGCTTCGCCCATGGCTATGAAGTCCAGTCGCATGTAATGGACAGCTGCCGCTGGTCGGCGGCGGGCGCCTGCTCGGCCCGCAAGCTGCCGAGGCTGTTCGCGGACAAGGAGGGCGAGGTGGCCTCCTGCCGGGGCTGCGCGCCGATCGGGCATCTGGACGACACGCCGGACCAGCTGCTGCTGCAGGCCGCGGTGCTGTCCGACCAGGAGCAGCTGCTGCGCGGCTGCAGCTCCTGCGAGATCCGCTCGACCTGCTCCCAGTGCGCGTTCCTGCCTCCCTACATGACGGCCTCGCAGTATTGCGCCATCCGCCGCGAGCACGTCATGCTCCATCGCTACATGCAAGTGGTGCAGCTGGTCAAAGGGCTTCGCCGGCATACCCAAGCGCTGTCCGCGCTGGACGCCGAGACGCTGCTCGTCTCGCTGCCGACCTGCACCCACTACTACCCTCACCCCGGCATGGCCGCGCGTCCTTCGCTCGTCAGCGAGGCGGTGTTCCTCTTGACGACGGACGGTACGCCGGTGCTGTACCAGGCCGTCAGCCAAAAGGTGCTCAAGCTCAGCGAGCCGATGGCGCTGCTGCTCGAAGGGCTGATGGTCGGCGCGACCGAAGCCGAGCTGGCCGAGGCGCTGCAGGCGAAGTACGGCACGGAGCCGGCCTACGCCGCCGCCGCCGTCTCGCAGGCGATCGAGCAGTTCAGCCGCCAAGGCTGCCTCCATCTGCCCGCACGGGCATCGTGAACGAAAGGAGATCCGACATGCGGAACCATCCCTCTGCAAGCCAGGACCAACCCGCCGCCGGCGCTGCTCGCGCCGCCGATCCGGCGGCTGCGCCGCCGCCCGTCCTGCAGCCGCCCGGCTACCCGATCGTCCATCCGCTCAAGGACGTCCGTCTGGGCGAAGCCTTCCCCTCCTTCGCGGCGGGAGACGGCATCTACGTCCAGGACACGAACGGCAAGACCTATATCGACGGCATCAGCGGGCTCTGGAACGTCTCGCTCGGCTACCGCCATCCCGGCATCCGCCAGGCGATCGTCGACCAGCTCGACCGGCTGCCCTACGTCAACCCTGTCGACGGCGCCAATCCGACGACGCTCGCATTCGCCGAGACGCTGCTGCGCCTGACGCCGCCGTCTCTGGCCAAGGTCGCCTATACGTGCACCGGCTCGGAGTCGGTGGAGCTGGCGATCAAGCTCATCCGCAAGTTCCATCAGCTGTCGGGACGGCCGGAGCGCACGCTCATCGCGGTGCTCGACAAGTCCTACCACGGCACGTACTACGGCTCGATGAGCGCAAGCGGCATCGACCAGGAGATTTCGGAGAGCTACGGCCCCAAGGTGCCCGGCTTCCGGTTCCATCCCGTGCCGCTCGGCGACGACGGCAAGCCGGCCGTGCTGGAGGGCGAGCTGCTGGAGCGCCGGCTGGCGGAGCTGGAGAGGCTGTTCGCGGAGGAGGAAGGCCGTCTCGGCGGCATCATCCTCGAGCCGATCATCGGGTCGGGCGGCATCCTGCCGCTGCCGGACCGCTACCTGCGGAGAATCCGCGAGCTGTGCGACGCCTCCGGCGTCCTGCTCGCCTTCGACGAGGTGGCAACGGGCATGGGCCGCACGGGACGCATGTTCGCCTTCGAGCACAGCGGCGCGACGCCCGACATCCTCTGTTTGTCCAAAGGCATCAACAGCGGCTACCTGCCGCTCGGCGCGACGCTGTTCAGCGACGCGATCTACCAGGCGTTCGCCCGGGCCGGCTCTCATATCGAGCATCTGTCGACGCAGAACGGCAATCCGATCGCCTGCGCCGCCGGCCTCGCGACCGTCGAGGCGCTGGAGCAGCCCGGGCTTCTGGCCGAGGTGACCCGCAAGGGCGAGCTGCTCCGCCACCTGCTCAACGAAGCGCTGGCCGCGAATCCGCTGTACCTCGAGACACGGGGACAAGGGCTCATGATCGGCGTCGCCCTCACCTCGGACCGCTCGCAGCGGGCGCTGCTCGATGCAGACCGCCTGCGGGATGTCGTCGCCCGGCTGAAGCAGCGCGGCCTGCTCGTCTACCCGATCCATACGCCCGGCGTGACGACCGGCTTCCACCTGTTCCCTCCGCTGATTATCGAGGACGGCGAGATCCGCAAGATCGTCCAGATCATCGCCCGCTCGCTGGGAGGGAGGTGAGCGCGAGCATGAATCCGGCCAAGCATGACCTGGCCTCGCCGCTGGAGCTGCCTCCGGCCGAGCCGGAAGCGGAGTCCGTCGTCATCTCCCGGCTGCGGGCCTGCCTGCATCGCATCGGCAGCTTCCTTTCCTTCCGCTGACCGATCCGCGACCTGTCCTTCATTCCGCCTAGGAGGTGATACCCATGATGGCAATCTGGCCTCTTCCGTTCCCGAAGCTTCCGATTCCGTTCCCGCATCCGTTCCCGATCGATCCGATCATCTTCTTCTAATCGCTAGCATCCCGAGTGCATTCCATTCCAGGAGGTGAATTCCATGAACGAAATCTCCCTGCAGCTCGAAGAGCTGGAAGCCGTCGCGGCTCCTGGCTGGCAAGATACGGTCGTCATCATCGCGATCGGTCTGGGCATCGCGGCCCTCACCTAGGTTTTGAACCCCGCGTCAAGCGCTTGATTCCACGAGAGGAGGTGAAATCCATGAAGAACCTGTCCCTGCAGCTCGAAGAGCTCGAGGCGGTCGCCGCTCCGGTCGATTGGGGCGATGTCGCGATCGGCGTCGGCATCGGCATCGGCGTCATCGCCTTCACGTAATCCGTGTTCTCCTGCATTCGAGATTCGGCCAAGGAGGTGAAATCCATGAAAAACCTGTCCCTGCAGCTCGAGGAGCTCGAAGGCGTGACCGCGCCGGACTGGCAAGACGTCGCGATCGGCATCGGCATCGGCATCGGCATCGGAGCGATCGCCTTCACGTAATCGATCGGCCTGATTCAGCTTCCATAGAAAGGAGGCCAAATCCATGAACCAAGCTCTGTCCCTCCAGCTGGAGGAACTGGAAACCGTCGCGGCACCGGGCGACGGCGCGTACATCGCCGGCGTAGCGGTAGGCGTCGCGATCGGCATCGGCATCATCGCCTTCACGTAATTCCCTATCCAACCCAATTCTATTGAAAGGAGGAACCATCCATGAACCGATCCCTGAACCTGCACATGGAGCTGCTCGAAGACGTAGCCGCCCCCGGCGACGCGCAAGACTTCGTCGAAGGCGTAGCCGTCGGCCTGGGCGCCGTCGCAGCCGTCGTCGGCATCATCGCCTTCACGTAAGGCCAACCCCCCTCATTCTTCGAAAAAGGAGGCCAAACCCATGAACCAAGCCCTGTCCCTGCAGCTGGAGGAACTGGAAGCCGTCGCGGCTCCCGGCGACGCGGAATACATCGCCGGCGTAGCGGTAGGCGTCGCCATCGGCATCGGCATCATCGCCTTCACGTAATCGCGGCCTTACTTAACCGAGATCGACCCTTTTCACCCTATCCTGGCCTTGATCCAACCCAAACCTATTATCCAAGGAGGAATCATCCATGAACCAATCCCTGAACCTGCATATGGAACTGCTTGAGGACGTATCCGCTCCAGGCAGCGGCAAAGACTTCGTCGAAGGCGTAGCCGTCGGCCTGGGCGCTGTCGCAGCCGTCACCGCCATCATCGCCTTCACCTAAGACCTGCTGGACGAACGATCGCCCGCTTGACCCGGCTGAGCCTCTCAGCCGCTTGAGATGGGAGACTCTCTCCCCGCCTGGACGCTGGAGCCGGGCGGGGGAGTCCTCCCCATGACGCTGCGCATCGACGGCTTGCCGCCCTTTTTCACGACTTTGGCTTTTCTTCTGGACACTATGAACGATTCGAGGTGAACGAGATGTCGACCGCATCAGCCTTCGATATCCATGAGATCGAAAACAACCTGTTCCTGGTTCAACATAGATCAAGCCGCAAGTTCATCCGCATGGGACCGCG encodes:
- a CDS encoding daptide-type RiPP — its product is MNQSLNLHMELLEDVSAPGSGKDFVEGVAVGLGAVAAVTAIIAFT
- a CDS encoding daptide-type RiPP, whose product is MNEISLQLEELEAVAAPGWQDTVVIIAIGLGIAALT
- the mpaD gene encoding daptide-type RiPP biosynthesis aminotransferase codes for the protein MRNHPSASQDQPAAGAARAADPAAAPPPVLQPPGYPIVHPLKDVRLGEAFPSFAAGDGIYVQDTNGKTYIDGISGLWNVSLGYRHPGIRQAIVDQLDRLPYVNPVDGANPTTLAFAETLLRLTPPSLAKVAYTCTGSESVELAIKLIRKFHQLSGRPERTLIAVLDKSYHGTYYGSMSASGIDQEISESYGPKVPGFRFHPVPLGDDGKPAVLEGELLERRLAELERLFAEEEGRLGGIILEPIIGSGGILPLPDRYLRRIRELCDASGVLLAFDEVATGMGRTGRMFAFEHSGATPDILCLSKGINSGYLPLGATLFSDAIYQAFARAGSHIEHLSTQNGNPIACAAGLATVEALEQPGLLAEVTRKGELLRHLLNEALAANPLYLETRGQGLMIGVALTSDRSQRALLDADRLRDVVARLKQRGLLVYPIHTPGVTTGFHLFPPLIIEDGEIRKIVQIIARSLGGR
- a CDS encoding daptide-type RiPP, producing MNRSLNLHMELLEDVAAPGDAQDFVEGVAVGLGAVAAVVGIIAFT
- a CDS encoding glycosyltransferase family 39 protein, with the protein product MKSHRLSSSRTGLYAVFGFVLLLEFGFGFYLAAVYGFMSGDASSRVANAFYVLYSREPGLANIGFVWNPLPSLMELVVLVFYPLYKGLAAQGIAAVIVSSLFAALTAVQLVRAGDRFGLRRRLSVLLALLYAFNPYIFYYGANGLTEAIFIYFITICVVQLLLWMGKQSAGPLVLAAVALALAFWTRYETVFFGAALALAVLIWIVRDREETLKHRLQQAEGTWTLLLAPVVYSGLLWIFFNWTIMGDPLYFLTSDYGNLGQAELLQDEKFQRLIGNPWNTLLFVGERTAYFSLPLLAILLIRLYEGRLLRRDVLLLLLLALSIPAMQFILLLRGGTAAWIRYYMYVFPIAAAWMPYEISRLRHRRTGVALLLVSLAGSGYVMLGMMNDPTIASDEYEAFRQNKLYAEQQAGKQMTDVIDRELPGRTILTDSFSSFRIVMGSDSPRQFLITSDSEFADALEAPAEHGVEYVLVPNPQAVLSLDEVNKKYPSLYEQGADWAELYRQAGEYWKLYKVKPETE
- a CDS encoding daptide-type RiPP is translated as MNQALSLQLEELETVAAPGDGAYIAGVAVGVAIGIGIIAFT
- a CDS encoding serine/threonine-protein kinase, giving the protein MKGFSFGGGLTLVHLEASSPRLFAAEDQLDCRYVRAYFKQQGTPTAQYIQASLAGRYETAEDLLSLGNDAVAFHVTPASYRLCRELSGTLADLDGSLRIFWFGEWAAELPDRSLPATVERLVRSEPERVLHRLLEPDAPDEAADEMDALDAIAGVWEEAASMRQAPLLAVKASDRLGGASAPDGLRLHSPERLARDIRLAAAASRQARPELRLIGYEAATADEAREAAVAEALEACGGSATWSVELTLERWRSGGAARLAERGASTLTLRLPDSLDETEPFLSDMLRELRIAWPELRLRVVLETSPGSTESGSRRVAGQLRQCLDEGLLARDAITAAIPAAAGAEARMLLPAPLEELARERLGSSSEAALVNGFLAFMTGHYPPHALGGGAKHIGVDEDGWRPETIRRMGEHSALNSAIFFEQNQENRDESLDIIEPPIFYDQDGRWKRLDRRFDRAGGEAEREGVYLSNANRLDRDESGRWQLRLNDFLLAEPISLQRQRYEEAAAEDGACEPAAFRLLELRSERDLDRFLDDVDGFSRTGRFAHGYEVQSHVMDSCRWSAAGACSARKLPRLFADKEGEVASCRGCAPIGHLDDTPDQLLLQAAVLSDQEQLLRGCSSCEIRSTCSQCAFLPPYMTASQYCAIRREHVMLHRYMQVVQLVKGLRRHTQALSALDAETLLVSLPTCTHYYPHPGMAARPSLVSEAVFLLTTDGTPVLYQAVSQKVLKLSEPMALLLEGLMVGATEAELAEALQAKYGTEPAYAAAAVSQAIEQFSRQGCLHLPARAS
- a CDS encoding daptide-type RiPP; translation: MKNLSLQLEELEGVTAPDWQDVAIGIGIGIGIGAIAFT
- a CDS encoding glycosyltransferase family 2 protein; protein product: MDGNVRIGDLLLQQELITEEQLQQAIEHQRRYGGRLGDILAAQAGIPAADIERLTERSRQKGRLGEMLVDAGAIMPEQLERALEFQQKSGGILGDILLSLGMIEPDRLYREIATQQQIGRVGLEFSFEDEHKLPEALARRLNAVVINRDLDRCLVAAGAPLAPEQLRELEERLGSRAEQVLATREEMEFFYKQVYTTELMQESTEKLMQENPEDSAHVTFTKPQLAVGALALILFLAGLAWDWLTTLIVVNIGIQLLYLVMTVFKYGILYFGSKESAQLRFEEEEIAAIDERELPIYTILVPMYKESNILPTLMRNIDAIDYPKAKLDVRLLIEEDDVEAQELLKAMNPPSYYTVLVVPHSLPKTKPKACNYGLIRARGEYVVIYDAEDRPDPDQLKKVFLAFKRSPDNVCCVQAKLNYFNSEQNLLTRWFTHEYSMWFELLLPGVMKLDVPIPLGGTSNHFKTGVLKSINAWDPYNVTEDADLGVRLYKEGYKTAIVDSRTWEEATSRVGNWIRQRSRWIKGYMQTWLVHMRDPLRLWRDLGPRGFLGFQAMVLATPLLPLLNPIFWTMLLLWYLARVEVIPLFFPGPIYYFAAFELFLGNFVFVYSFTAGIYWVTRDLHDKGSRVFSYSLVKYTLLAPAYWVLMSIAAMKAAWQLVTKPFYWEKTQHGHATTDTHAGVDASA
- a CDS encoding daptide-type RiPP, yielding MKNLSLQLEELEAVAAPVDWGDVAIGVGIGIGVIAFT
- a CDS encoding sugar phosphate nucleotidyltransferase; the encoded protein is MRLILLSGGSGKRLWPLSNDLRSKQFIKSRQKGEPESAPPTSMIQRVWEKLGRHGLQHRSVIAAGLTQQSLIQTQLGACVPLVLEPVRRDTFPAVALATLHLRAEGAAAEEIAVVMPVDAEAGDGFYEAIRELGERMEGAGCEIGLIGRLPTEASDKYGYLLPGEAIGKEPRMRQVTAFIEKPPAVEAERLIRQGAWWNCGVFAFRLGYVEALLREAGLPASYEELLDVYEQLEPISFDYRVVERAASVAVLPYEGPWRDLGTWNEWTETMPGQLVGPGLLGQDCDGTHVINELQIPIVVSGIRDAVVAASPDGILVTDKRSSTGLKGIVSELDGRAMYEETSYGWYRVIDMERTSLGHALTKRLHLRAGREIASHRHRLRDEVWTFLCGEAEIVLDGQVFRVAAGDSVHFRAGAWHAVRALEHVDAIEVQSGSAVSEDDIEYETSRGTPSPLFGGKREGGRPWTET
- a CDS encoding daptide-type RiPP, which gives rise to MNQALSLQLEELEAVAAPGDAEYIAGVAVGVAIGIGIIAFT